The genome window TGGAAGGAATCACCGCAGGCACAGGAGCCACCGGCGTTCGGGTTGTCGATGGTGAAGCCCTGCTTGGAGATGGTGTCCTCGAAATCGATCGAGGCGCCACTGAGGTACGGCACGCTCATCTTGTCCACGATGACCTCGACGCCGTCGAAGTCTCGCAAGGCGTCGCCGTCCAGCACACGCTCATCGAAGTAGAGCTGGTAGATCAGGCCGGAGCAACCGCCCGGCTGCACGGCGACGCGCAGACGGAGATCGGTGCGGCCCTCCTGCTCCAGCAGGGTGCGCACCTTGGCGGCGGCCACATCGCTCAGCTGGACCTCGTGGGCGTCCAGGCCTTCTGCCGGCTGGGCAGTCGGGATCTCGGTCTCGGTGGATTCTGCGGAAACGCTCATGCTCGCTCCTTCGTCTGCGTGCGTGCTCCCCCGGTTCGGCGACGGGCCGATCGGTGGGGCGGCCCGGAGGCCACTCTCCCCGGTCCCAACACCCGGTCCGGACGGTTCATTCCCGACGACCGGATCGAGACCTTCGGTGTCTGTCGAGTCTAGGTCAGTGACCGACGGCGGCCAACAGCAGGGCTTCTGCCAGCACGGCGTGTCGGAAGTCGCCCAGGTGCAGGGACTCATTGGCCGAATGGGCCCGGGAATCCGGATCCTCGACGCCGGTGATCAGCAGGGTTGCCTCCGGGAACAGCTCCACCAGGTCGGCCGTGAACGGAATGGACCCACCCATGCCAGCTTCGACCGGCTCGGCCCCGAAGGCCTCCCGGAGGGCCGCCATCATCGACCGGGCGGCGGGAGCGGAGGTGTCCGTGGCGAAAGGCTGGCCGGTCTCCCCCGGCTCGAAGATGACCTCCGCGCCCAACAGCGCGGTGGATCGAACCGACTCCACGTGATCACGCACGGCGGCCATCGCCGTGACCGGGTCCATGCCCGGACCCAGGCGCAGGCTGAACTTCGCGCGCGCCTCGGGCAGCAGGGTGTTGGACGCGACGTCGAGCCGGGTCACGTCCGTGCCGATGATGCTCAGGGCCGGCTTGTTCCACAGGCGGTCCGCCAACGGCCCCGTGCCGGCCAGCCGCACGGAGTCCAGCACGGAGGAGTCGGCGCGGTAGTCCGCCTCCGGGTACTCGATCGACGAGTGGTGCTGCTGCTCGAGGCCGGCGATGGCCACATTCCCCTCCTCGTCATGCAGGGTCGCTATCAGGCGCGCCAGCAAGGTCGGAGCGTCGAGCACCGGGCCTCCGAACATGCCCGAGTGGACGGCGTGGTCCAGGACCCGGACGCCGATGGTGCCATCCACGAGTCCCCGCAATGACGTGGTCAGAGCCGGGACGCCGATTCTCCAGTTGGCGGAGTCGGCCACCACGATGACGTCGGCCGCCAACTTCTCACGGTGCCGTTCGAGGAAGGTCCGGAAGGTCGGAGAGCCGGCTTCCTCTTCCCCCTCGATGAAGAAGGTGACCCCCACGCCCGAGTCGGCGCCGGCGTCGAGCATGGCTTGCAGGGCGGCGAGGTGCACCATGATCCCCGCCTTGTCGTCCGCCGCCCCACGGCCATAGAGCCGGCCGTCCTTCTCCACGGCGGTGAACGGCTCGGTCTCCCAGAGCGCCAGCTCCCCCACCGGCTGGACATCGTGGTGCGCGTAGAGCAGCACGGTCGGCTTCCCCGGCTGCGCCGGACGGCGCGCGACGACGGCCGGTCCCCCCGGGCGTTCCGTGCCGTCGGTCTCCACCAGCGTCTCCGTCAGGATCTCCACGTCCTCCAGCCCCAGCGACCGGATCAGTTCGGCGACGGCCTGGGCGGATCGTTCGAGCGGAGCGCGGTCGAAGGAGTCCCAGGCGATGCCGGGGATGGCCACGAGCTCCTTGAGCGTGGCCACCGTCTGCGGCAACCGCTCCTCCACGGCAGCGGTGACCCGCGCGATCGTCTCGGGGTCGAGGTCAAGGGCGGGCGGGGTCTGGGGCGTCTCAGGCATGAGGCCCAGCCTAGCGAGATGGCAGCCGTCACAGCATTGACTCCCGGAGGCTCCGGCTCCGCCTAGAATGGATGGGTGTTTGGACGCAAGAAGACCGAGACCCCCGCCCCTGAGTCGGCGCCCGTGATCGAGACCCCCGAGCAGACGGCCGCGCGCCATCAGGCCAAGAAGGGGCCGACGCCGACGCGCGCGGAGCGGGAGGCCGCCCGCCGCCGTCCGCTGGTGCCGGAAGATCGCAAGGCGGCCCGCAAGGCCGCTCGCGATGCGGAGATGGTCGAGCGCCAGAAGATGCGCGTGGCCATGGAGACCGGCGATGAGCGGAACATGCCGCTGCGTGACCGCGGCCCGCAGAAGCGCTACGCCCGTGACTGGGTGGACGCCCGCACCGGTGTGGGCGAATGGCTCATGGTGATCGTGCTGGTCTACGTCTTCCTGGCGTTCCTGCCCCAGTCAGACCTGCAGATCTGGCTGACCTTCTCCCTCTGGGCCATCGTGCTGCTGGTGGTGCTGGAGGGCGTCCTCATCTCCTTCCAGCTGAAGAGACGTCTGGCGGAGAAGTTCGGTGAGGTCGAGCGCGGCGTGCGCTGGTACGGCGTCATGCGGGCCATGCAGCTGCGCAAACTGCGTCTGCCCAAGCCGCAGACCAAGCGCGGTCACTTCCCCGACTGATCCACGCGAGGTGGCCGCGACTACCGCGCCAGCTCGCGGTTGATCCGGGCCGCCCAGAACGGTCCCTCGTAGAGGAACGCCGTGTAGCCCTGCACCAGATCCGCCCCCAGCTCGAGCCGCTCACGGACATCCGCACCGGTGGTGACCCCGCCCACGGAGATCAGGGCCACCGTATGCGGCAGCGCGTCGCGCAGCCTGGTCAGGACCTCCAGCGACCGTTCCTTCAGCGGTGCCCCCGACAGGCCCCCGGCCCCCATGGTCTCGATCTCGGCAGCGGGCGTGGCCAGCCCCTCCCGGGCAATCGTCGTGTTGGTGGCGATGACCCCGTCCAAGCCCAGTTCCACGGCCATCGCGGCCACGGAGTCCACATCGTCGTCAGCCAGGTCCGGGGCGATCTTCACGGCCAGCGGCACGTGACGGCCCGTGGTCCGATCCGCCTCCTCGCGCACCGCGGCCAGCAGCGGTGCCAGAGCCTCGATGTCCTGCAGTTGGCGCAGTCCCGGCGTGTTGGGTGAGGACACGTTGACCACGAGATAGTCGGCGTGGACTGCCAGGGCCGCAGTGGAGGCCAGGTAGTCCTGCGTCGCCTCCTCAAGTGCCACCGTCTTGGTCTTGCCGATGTTCACCCCGAGTACCGGTCGACGCCGGCCGAAACGCCGGGTCAGCGTCTGCCGGGTGGCCTTCAGCCGCGGAGCCACCGCGCGGGCGCCGTCGTTGTTGAAACCCATCCGGTTGATGAGCGCCCTGTCCTCGACCAGGCGGAACAGGCGCGGAGCAGGATTGCCCGGTTGTGCCTCACCGGTGATGGTGCCGACCTCGATATGGCCGAAGCCGAGGTCCGCCAGGGCCGCCGTGCCCAGGCCCTGCTTGTCGAAGCCCGCCGCGAGTCCGAACGGCGAGGGGAAGTCCAGGCCCATCACCCGCGTCGTCAGTGTCTTCGCCGGCCGCGTGGCCCGACGAAGGCCCACTGAGGCACCGGTGGACTCCGCCGCACGGATCATCGAGAAGCCCACGTGATGCGCCTTCTCGGCGTCCATGCCCTTGAAGAACGTGTTGAAGAAGGCTGGATAGAGGCGGGCCTCGCGCGGCAGAGCAGTCATGCACTTATGGAACCACGATTCCGCTGCTGGCCCGGCCCACATTTCGGCTCTAGCATGGCGTTCATATGAGCGCCACCGACCAGCCGTCCGGGGACACCCCCTTCGCCCCCACCGCGGAGCCCACGCTCCTGACGGATTCCCCGCCCGGGGTGTGGGTCCCCGATCTGCTGGAGGGCTTCGAGCGGCTGACGATCCCCCTCGAGGTGGACGAGGAGGGCCCCAACGCGGCGACCTTGGTCCGTTCGGCTCGCACACGGGCTCGCACGCCGGCACGCGGGCCGGTGGGTGACGCCCCAGGCGAAGCGAACGCGATCGGTGCCCGGCCGGCGTCGCGCATTCCGGTGTTGTACGTCCACGGCTGGTCCGACTACTTCTACAACGCACCGCTCGCGGACCACTTCGAGGAGCGCGGCTACGCCTTCTACGCGCTGGACCTGCGTAAGTACGGCCGTTCGCTGCGTCCCGGGCAGACACCGGGGTGGGCGGACAGCCTCGAGGTGTACGACGACGAGATCGGCCAGGCGCTGCGGACCATTGGACGGGAACACCACCAGGCCCCCGTGCTGATGGGCCATTCCACCGGAGGGCTCATCCTGTCCCTGTGGGCATCCCGGCATCCCGGCCGGGCGCGGGCGCTCGTGCTGAACAGCCCGTGGCTGGAGATGCAGGGCTCGGCACTGGTCCGCCACATGGCCACCGCCGTCCTGGACCCGGTGGTGCGGCTGCAGCCGAAGAACTTCCTCAAGCTGCCCCGGGTGGACCACTACTGGCGCACGGTGTCCTCCGCCGCGGACGGCGATTGGGACCTTCACCCCTTGTGGCGTCCGCAGTACGCCTTCGAGGTGCCCGGCGGTTGGCTCAAGGCGGTGATGACGGGCCATGCCGCCGTGGCCGAGGGACTCGGCCTGTCGGAGCCGGTCTATGTGATGCTCTCGGACCGCACGGTCTTCTCAGCCGGGTGGCGCCAGGACATGACGGCGGCGGACATCGTGCTCGACGTGGAGATCCTGGCGCAGCGTGCCACCCGGCTCGGCCGGCACGTCACGGTCGTCCGGCACGCCGGTGCCCTGCATGACGTGATGGCCTCGCCACAGGCCATCCGGCGTGACGCCGTTCGCGAGATGTTCCGCTGGCTGGGGGCCTACGCCGGTCCTGCCTGATCCACCGCTCCCCCATACCGGCGGTCGCGGCGGGCATAGACCTCGACGGCGTCCCACAGGGTCGTGCGGTCCACGTCCGGCCACAGCGTGTCCAGGAACACGAGTTCGGCATAGGCCGACTGCCAGAGCAGGAAGTTGGACAGCCGCTGTTCTCCGGAGGTGCGCAGGAACAGGTCCACGTCCGGAACATCCGGTTCGTCCAGGTGCCGGGCGATCGTCTCCTCGCGGATCCCGGAGGGCGTCAGCCGCCCCGTCTCCACCTCACGGGCGATGGCCTTGACGGCATCAGTGATCTCGGCGCGGGATCCGTAGTTCACGCACATGGTCAGGTTGCACCGGGTATTGCCGCGGGTCTGCTCCTCCGCGATCTCCAACTCCTTGACCACGGAGGTCCACAACCGGGGGCGGCGGCCGTTCCACCGGATCCGCACCCCCCACGAATCGAGGGTGTCCCGCTGGCGGCGCAGCACGTCCCGGGAGAAGCCCATGAGAAAGCGGACCTCGTCCGGGGACCGCTTCCAATTCTCGGTGGAGAACGCGTAGACGGAGACGTGTTCGATGCCCAGCTGCACGGCACCGGCCATGACGTCCAGCAGCGCGGCCTCCCCGGCCCGGTGACCTTCGGTGCGGGGCAGTCCGCGCTGGTTGGCCCACCGCCCGTTGCCGTCCATGACGATGGCCACGTGGCGGGGGATGAACCGCGGATCCATCTGCGGCGGCCGGGCTCCCGACGGGTGCGGATACGGTTCGGCGAGGGCAGGCCGGTGGGCAGAGGGGCGGGAGGGCATGTGCTCGGTCCTCGGGTTCAGGGGCTCTGGTCCATGACGGTCAGGGACTTCAGGTGGCGTTCCAGGTGGAATTGGAGGTACCCGGACACGATACCGGCCGCCTCCCGGCGCGCCTGTTCCGGTGCGGCATCGGCGACCTCCCAGCGGCCTGTCTGCAGGGCCGCGAGCAGTTCCACAGTGGCCGGGGCCGGCGTCGCTGAGCCGGGCGGACGGCAGTCGTCGCAGACGCTGCCGCCGAGGGTGACGTTGACGGAGCGGTGGGGTCCGGGGACCCCGCACTTGGAGCAGGTGGTGAAGCTGGCTGCCCAGCCGGCGGTGGCCAGGGACCGCAGCAGGTAGGAGTGCAGCAACAATCGGGGAGCGTGGGTGCCACGGGCCAGGGCCGCCAGTGCCCCGTGGAGGAGCCGGTACTGGCTGGGCGCCTCAACCCTCCCGTCCGGCCGGGGCGGCTCCCCGCCCTCACCCACCTCCCCGATGTCGCTCACGGTCAGCCGCTCGGCGGTCTCGACCATGGCGGAGGCGGCGGAGTAGGCATCATAGTCCTGGGCGATCCACTGCCCGTAGGGCGTGACGGACTCGGCCTGCGTGATGATGTCCAGGTTCCGTCCGCGGACGAGTTGCAGCCGGGAGAGCATGAAGGGTTCCAGGGTGGCGCCGAACTTGGATGTCGTCCGGCGGACCCCCTTGGCCACGGCCCGGATCTGGCCGTGGCCGGGGGTCAGCAACACGATGATGCGATCGGCCTCACCGAGTTTGTAGGTGCGCAGGACCAGGGCGTTCGTGCGGTAGCTGTTCGCCGCGTAGCCTGCGCCTCCCCGCCCCGTCGAGCGTCCACCCGAACCGGACACTAGGCCCTGGCATCCATCCCGGCCCCCGGGCCGGCCACGGCCTGGGCGAGCTCCTCATCGTCCCGGAGGGCACGGTTGACGGCGGAGATGACCGCCTTCAACGAGGCCATGGTGGTGTTGTAGTCCAGGCCGGCGCCCCAGAGCACCCGATCCCCCACCGCGCACTCGACGTAGGCGGCGGCCATTGCAGATCCGCCCTCGGACAGCGCGTGCTCGGAGTAGTCCAGCACCCGGATGTCCAGGCCATCGTCGGCGAAGATCTTCACGAGGGCGGCGATGGGGCCGTTGGCGGTGACGGTGCGTTCCCGCTTCTCGCCGTCCACCTCTGCCTCGGCGGTCATGGTGAACCTGCCGTCCTCCTCGGTCGTCGAGTTGACGAGGCCCAGGCGGTAGCGGCCCCAGCGGGCGCTGTCATC of Citricoccus sp. K5 contains these proteins:
- a CDS encoding iron-sulfur cluster assembly accessory protein translates to MSVSAESTETEIPTAQPAEGLDAHEVQLSDVAAAKVRTLLEQEGRTDLRLRVAVQPGGCSGLIYQLYFDERVLDGDALRDFDGVEVIVDKMSVPYLSGASIDFEDTISKQGFTIDNPNAGGSCACGDSFH
- a CDS encoding dipeptidase is translated as MPETPQTPPALDLDPETIARVTAAVEERLPQTVATLKELVAIPGIAWDSFDRAPLERSAQAVAELIRSLGLEDVEILTETLVETDGTERPGGPAVVARRPAQPGKPTVLLYAHHDVQPVGELALWETEPFTAVEKDGRLYGRGAADDKAGIMVHLAALQAMLDAGADSGVGVTFFIEGEEEAGSPTFRTFLERHREKLAADVIVVADSANWRIGVPALTTSLRGLVDGTIGVRVLDHAVHSGMFGGPVLDAPTLLARLIATLHDEEGNVAIAGLEQQHHSSIEYPEADYRADSSVLDSVRLAGTGPLADRLWNKPALSIIGTDVTRLDVASNTLLPEARAKFSLRLGPGMDPVTAMAAVRDHVESVRSTALLGAEVIFEPGETGQPFATDTSAPAARSMMAALREAFGAEPVEAGMGGSIPFTADLVELFPEATLLITGVEDPDSRAHSANESLHLGDFRHAVLAEALLLAAVGH
- a CDS encoding DUF3043 domain-containing protein yields the protein MFGRKKTETPAPESAPVIETPEQTAARHQAKKGPTPTRAEREAARRRPLVPEDRKAARKAARDAEMVERQKMRVAMETGDERNMPLRDRGPQKRYARDWVDARTGVGEWLMVIVLVYVFLAFLPQSDLQIWLTFSLWAIVLLVVLEGVLISFQLKRRLAEKFGEVERGVRWYGVMRAMQLRKLRLPKPQTKRGHFPD
- a CDS encoding quinone-dependent dihydroorotate dehydrogenase, coding for MTALPREARLYPAFFNTFFKGMDAEKAHHVGFSMIRAAESTGASVGLRRATRPAKTLTTRVMGLDFPSPFGLAAGFDKQGLGTAALADLGFGHIEVGTITGEAQPGNPAPRLFRLVEDRALINRMGFNNDGARAVAPRLKATRQTLTRRFGRRRPVLGVNIGKTKTVALEEATQDYLASTAALAVHADYLVVNVSSPNTPGLRQLQDIEALAPLLAAVREEADRTTGRHVPLAVKIAPDLADDDVDSVAAMAVELGLDGVIATNTTIAREGLATPAAEIETMGAGGLSGAPLKERSLEVLTRLRDALPHTVALISVGGVTTGADVRERLELGADLVQGYTAFLYEGPFWAARINRELAR
- a CDS encoding alpha/beta hydrolase, whose amino-acid sequence is MSATDQPSGDTPFAPTAEPTLLTDSPPGVWVPDLLEGFERLTIPLEVDEEGPNAATLVRSARTRARTPARGPVGDAPGEANAIGARPASRIPVLYVHGWSDYFYNAPLADHFEERGYAFYALDLRKYGRSLRPGQTPGWADSLEVYDDEIGQALRTIGREHHQAPVLMGHSTGGLILSLWASRHPGRARALVLNSPWLEMQGSALVRHMATAVLDPVVRLQPKNFLKLPRVDHYWRTVSSAADGDWDLHPLWRPQYAFEVPGGWLKAVMTGHAAVAEGLGLSEPVYVMLSDRTVFSAGWRQDMTAADIVLDVEILAQRATRLGRHVTVVRHAGALHDVMASPQAIRRDAVREMFRWLGAYAGPA
- a CDS encoding isoprenyl transferase; protein product: MPSRPSAHRPALAEPYPHPSGARPPQMDPRFIPRHVAIVMDGNGRWANQRGLPRTEGHRAGEAALLDVMAGAVQLGIEHVSVYAFSTENWKRSPDEVRFLMGFSRDVLRRQRDTLDSWGVRIRWNGRRPRLWTSVVKELEIAEEQTRGNTRCNLTMCVNYGSRAEITDAVKAIAREVETGRLTPSGIREETIARHLDEPDVPDVDLFLRTSGEQRLSNFLLWQSAYAELVFLDTLWPDVDRTTLWDAVEVYARRDRRYGGAVDQAGPA
- the recO gene encoding DNA repair protein RecO, with product MSGSGGRSTGRGGAGYAANSYRTNALVLRTYKLGEADRIIVLLTPGHGQIRAVAKGVRRTTSKFGATLEPFMLSRLQLVRGRNLDIITQAESVTPYGQWIAQDYDAYSAASAMVETAERLTVSDIGEVGEGGEPPRPDGRVEAPSQYRLLHGALAALARGTHAPRLLLHSYLLRSLATAGWAASFTTCSKCGVPGPHRSVNVTLGGSVCDDCRPPGSATPAPATVELLAALQTGRWEVADAAPEQARREAAGIVSGYLQFHLERHLKSLTVMDQSP